In Etheostoma cragini isolate CJK2018 chromosome 9, CSU_Ecrag_1.0, whole genome shotgun sequence, the following are encoded in one genomic region:
- the cks2 gene encoding cyclin-dependent kinases regulatory subunit 2 — translation MSKKQIYYSDKYNDEDFEYRHVVLPKQLSKLVPSSHLMTEDEWRGLGVQQSQGWIHYMIHKPEPHILLFRRPLPKD, via the exons atgtcgaaaaaacagATTTACTATTCTGACAAGTATAACGATGAGGACTTCGAGTACAG GCATGTGGTGCTTCCAAAGCAGCTGTCTAAACTGGTGCCCTCCTCCCACCTGATGACAGAAGATGAGTGGAGGGGATTGGGGGTGCAACAGAGCCAGGGCTGGATTCATTACATGATCCACAAACCAG AGCCACACATACTGCTTTTCAGAAGACCTCTCCCAAAGGATTAA
- the odf3l2b gene encoding outer dense fiber protein 3-like protein 2b has product MEKRYPLIAGREKGPGPGRYGLPPTIGFMSHDFTKPTSPAYSFHGRMSDTMYCVDSSPGPQYHIDAKITRFGRDGTPAYSMLGRVKAQKELFQTPGPGAYSPEKTPPCNLQHRPPSYTMGSRTHYRSVDSVPAPNRYCLPPLLGPQVPNKQSSSSYTMSGSYSRGGPSVDLAKTPGPCRYNSTEPSVYLPRQPAFSMLGRHSLPRDVTMKPGPGTYNPEKVTVHKARAPTYSLGIRHSEFVTPLVVNVSD; this is encoded by the exons ATGGAGAAAAGATACCCCTTAATagcaggaagagaaaaag GGCCGGGTCCTGGTCGCTATGGGCTTCCTCCCACTATTGGATTTATGAGCCATGACTTCACCAAGCCAACTAGCCCCGCCTATTCTTTCCATGGCAGGATGAGTGACACCA TGTATTGTGTAGACTCAAGTCCAGGGCCGCAGTATCACATTGATGCAAAAATCACTCGTTTTGGAAGGGATGGCACACCTGCATACTCAATGTTGGGCAGAGTGAAAGCACAGA AGGAGCTATTCCAGACACCTGGACCAGGTGCTTACAGTCCTGAGAAAACCCCACCATGCAACCTCCAGCACAGACCTCCGTCCTACACAATGGGCTCTCGAACACACTACCGGAGCGTTGACTCAGTACCTGCTCCTAACAGGTACTGTCTCCCTCCGCTCTTGGGCCCTCAAGTCCCAAACAAGCAATCCAGCTCAAGCTACACAATGTCAGGTAGTTACAGCAGAGGGGGACCATCTGTGGACTTAGCCAAGACGCCAGGGCCCTGCAGGTACAACAGTACGGAGCCAAGTGTTTATCTCCCGAGACAGCCGGCGTTTTCAATGCTGGGACGTCACAGCTTACCAAGAGATGTCACCATGAAACCTGGTCCTGGAACTTATAATCCAGAGAAAGTGACCGTTCACAAGGCTCGGGCACCAACCTACTCCCTGGGCATTAGACACTCGGAATTTGTTACTCCCCTAGTTGTCAATGTTTCTGACTGA